The following proteins are encoded in a genomic region of Streptomyces collinus Tu 365:
- a CDS encoding family 2 encapsulin nanocompartment cargo protein terpene cyclase, protein MSTPPASYTLPGPPDIAGSMRRERRTGAIPGLRHRPAAPADPQKAAEIDRRLETWARGLDLFPEAWKGDFSGFQFGRAVALQHPGALDLDRLTVAGQLLLAENVVDSCYCEEDEGRGGARRGLGGRLVMAQSALDPYHGIPELEEEWRQGMRADGPLRSYHFALTDYAAFATPSQTTRFVHDIARLHLGYLAEAAWAETRYVPRVWEYLVMRQFNNFRPCLSIVDAVDGYELPEQLYARPEVQRITALACNATTIVNDLYSFTKELASDPDHLNLPQVVAANERCGLKAAYLRSVEIHNRIMDAFEEESALLSAGSPLVERYAQGLAAWVSGNHEWHATNTHRYHLPDYW, encoded by the coding sequence ATGAGCACACCCCCCGCGTCCTACACCCTGCCCGGACCGCCGGACATCGCCGGGAGCATGCGCCGCGAGCGGCGCACCGGGGCGATCCCCGGACTGCGCCACCGGCCGGCCGCGCCCGCCGACCCGCAGAAGGCCGCCGAGATCGATCGCCGCCTGGAGACCTGGGCCCGGGGTCTCGACCTGTTCCCCGAGGCCTGGAAGGGAGACTTCTCCGGCTTCCAGTTCGGCCGGGCGGTCGCCCTGCAGCACCCGGGCGCGCTCGACCTGGACCGCCTGACGGTCGCCGGCCAGCTGCTGCTCGCCGAGAACGTGGTCGACTCCTGCTACTGCGAGGAGGACGAGGGCCGCGGCGGCGCGCGCCGGGGCCTCGGCGGCCGGCTGGTCATGGCCCAGTCGGCGCTCGACCCGTACCACGGCATCCCGGAGCTGGAGGAGGAGTGGCGCCAGGGCATGCGGGCCGACGGTCCGCTGCGCTCGTACCACTTCGCCCTCACCGACTACGCGGCGTTCGCCACGCCCAGCCAGACCACCCGGTTCGTGCACGACATCGCCCGGCTCCACCTGGGCTACCTGGCCGAGGCCGCCTGGGCCGAGACCCGGTACGTGCCCCGGGTGTGGGAGTACCTGGTCATGCGGCAGTTCAACAACTTCCGCCCCTGCCTGTCGATCGTCGACGCGGTGGACGGCTACGAACTGCCCGAGCAGCTCTACGCCCGCCCCGAGGTCCAGCGGATCACCGCTCTGGCCTGCAACGCGACCACGATCGTCAACGACCTGTACTCCTTCACCAAGGAGCTGGCGAGCGATCCCGACCATCTCAACCTGCCGCAGGTCGTCGCCGCCAACGAGCGGTGCGGGCTGAAGGCCGCCTATCTGCGGTCCGTCGAGATCCACAACCGGATCATGGACGCCTTCGAGGAGGAGTCGGCCCTCCTCTCCGCCGGCTCGCCCCTCGTGGAGCGCTACGCCCAGGGGCTCGCCGCCTGGGTGTCCGGCAACCACGAGTGGCACGCCACCAACACCCACCGCTACCACCTGCCCGACTACTGGTGA